The following coding sequences lie in one Rutidosis leptorrhynchoides isolate AG116_Rl617_1_P2 chromosome 6, CSIRO_AGI_Rlap_v1, whole genome shotgun sequence genomic window:
- the LOC139856140 gene encoding BEL1-like homeodomain protein 1, whose product MATYYNANSEIQGGDGLQTLVLMNPGYVYYNSDSQQQATQPQSGNLMFLDSNHNQVTNHHQPPPSAQTQQFVGIPLSASPPSSVHSQHDVSSLHGFIPRAQYMYNPVELVAPPPREVTPFQQGLSLSLSSQQSRFGTQAAGGGGGGGSTSSASGMSNSVNGMNNMLLNSKYLKATQEILEEVVNVGKVVKDDRSTANLKAVGGGDGESPPLIAGEGLGRAETATKSEVSTAERQEIQMKKAKLVNMLDEVEQRYRQYHHQMQIVISWFEQAAGIGSAKTYTALALQTISKQFRCLKDAIMGQINAASRSLGEDDGLGVGVKAENGGSRLKFVDNQLRQQRALQQLGMIQHNAWRPQRGLPERSVSVLRAWLFEHFLHPYPKDSDKHMLAKQTGLTRSQVSNWFINARVRLWKPMVEEMYLEEIKEQEQNGIENHNSSKNEQIEDNSSSKQENSVSPSSSNRGFKTTKQEISFHQPPSMTVSTTVSTSPTATGINFQNPNGFSLNGTLEMEGITQFSPKKPRNDNRQLQNQNQHFTLTANNQTDFMGGLGGYPIGEIGRFTPEQFQQPYHGNGVSLTLGLPHCENLSISGTHQSFLSNHISRGQELGDEHAYMAMNQPSSSHSSAMYDSMNIQNRKRFAAQTLPDFVA is encoded by the exons ATGGCAACATACTATAACGCGAATTCGGAGATTCAAGGTGGAGACGGGTTACAAACATTAGTTCTTATGAATCCGGGCTACGTTTATTATAATTCAGATTCGCAACAACAAGCAACACAACCGCAATCTGGCAATTTAATGTTTCTTGATTCTAATCATAACCAAGTAaccaaccaccatcaaccaccaccatcaGCCCAAACTCAACAATTTGTCGGTATACCGTtatcagcatcaccaccatcatcagttCATTCGCAGCATGACGTGTCGTCACTACACGGGTTTATCCCGCGGGCCCAGTACATGTACAACCCGGTGGAGCTAGTGGCTCCCCCACCGCGAGAAGTTACACCGTTTCAACAAGGTTTGTCTTTGAGTTTATCGTCTCAGCAATCACGGTTCGGGACACAGGCGGCtggtggtggcggtggtggtggatCGACGTCATCAGCGTCTGGGATGTCGAATAGTGTCAACGGTATGAATAATATGTTGTTGAATTCTAAGTATTTGAAGGCTACACAAGAAATTCTTGAAGAAGTTGTTAATGTTGGTAAAGTGGTTAAGGATGATCGGTCAACTGCGAATTTGAAGGCGGTCGGTGGCGGTGATGGGGAATCACCGCCACTGATCGCCGGAGAAGGACTTGGTAGGGCGGAAACCGCTACCAAATCCGAAGTTAGTACAGCTGAAAGACAGGAAATTCAGATGAAGAAAGCAAAACTTGTTAACATGCTTGATGAG GTGGAGCAGAGATACAGACAGTATCATCACCAGATGCAAATTGTGATTTCGTGGTTCGAACAAGCAGCAGGAATTGGGTCTGCAAAAACTTACACAGCACTAGCTTTACAAACGATTTCGAAGCAATTCAGGTGCCTAAAAGACGCTATTATGGGACAGATTAATGCCGCTAGCAGAAGTTTAGGAGAAGATGACGGTTTAGGTGTCGGTGTAAAGGCTGAAAACGGTGGTTCGAGGCTGAAATTTGTCGATAATCAACTCAGACAACAGAGAGCTTTGCAGCAATTGGGAATGATCCAACATAATGCTTGGAGACCCCAAAGAGGATTACCCGAACGTTCTGTTTCTGTACTTCGCGCTTGGCTCTTCGAACATTTTCTTCACCC TTATCCTAAGGATTCGGACAAGCATATGCTTGCGAAACAAACAGGTCTTACTAGAAGTCAG GTTTCGAATTGGTTCATAAATGCTAGAGTAAGGTTATGGAAGCCGATGGTGGAGGAGATGTATCTGGAGGAAATCAAGGAACAAGAACAAAACGGTATCGAAAATCATAATTCAAGCAAAAACGAACAAATCGAAGATAATTCATCTTCGAAACAAGAGAATAGCGTTTCACCATCGAGCTCAAACAGAGGATTCAAAACGACAAAACAAGAAATTTCGTTCCATCAGCCACCGTCAATGACGGTTTCCACCACCGTTTCAACATCACCAACTGCCACGGGAATAAATTTTCAAAACCCGAACGGTTTCAGCCTCAACGGAACCCTAGAAATGGAAGGAATCACACAATTCAGCCCCAAAAAACCACGAAACGACAACCGACAACTTCAGAACCAGAACCAACATTTCACACTAACCGCCAACAACCAAACCGACTTCATGGGCGGGTTAGGCGGTTATCCAATCGGTGAAATCGGAAGGTTTACACCCGAGCAATTTCAGCAACCATACCATGGAAACGGCGTCTCGTTGACTTTAGGCTTACCACATTGTGAAAACTTATCGATTTCTGGGACCCACCAGAGTTTCCTCTCGAATCATATCAGTAGAGGACAGGAACTAGGGGACGAACATGCATACATGGCGATGAATCAACCATCGTCGTCACATTCATCAGCCATGTACGACTCGATGAACATTCAAAACCGTAAGAGGTTTGCTGCACAAACTTTACCAGATTTTGTTGCTTAA